GTCTTCCTTAACACCTCACTATCACCATGTAATCTATCGGCCAGTCTATTAACCGCGTTGCGGTGAACTTGAGTGCGATCCGCCGCCGGCCGGTGCGGAGATGATGGCCGAAACGCTCTGGGAGGGATAGAATTAGGGTTTAGGTTTGGGCGAGGCTGCTGAGAGTAAAGCGGCGGATCACGGCCGAACACGAGACTCAAATTCCGGGCAAGATCGGCCAAATTGGAGGTGGGGTAGATCCAGTTTTGGAGATAAGGGAGGGAGACGAGGCCGGAGGGGTTGACGTGGGGGTGAGGGCGTTTGATGACCATTTGGCGCGTGGGATTGACGTAGACGCAGGGTGGTTGGCGAGGGTAAGCCTCCATGAGCCAGACGACGATGGGGATGTAGTAGGTGACCTGAAGGTATACCATTGGGATGTTGCCTTCAACTCGGAGAAGATTGACTGTGCGGCCGTCGTTGTGGGTGTAGGCGGCAGTCTGTGGATGCAGCGCCGGGAAGGCATCGGCCAGGGAAAGAAAGTGCTGGCGGATCATCCATTTGACGTCCTCGGCGTAGGGCAAGGCCGAGGGACCTCGTCGGGAGAGGACAGAGGTCAAGAACTGATGAGAGCTTTGTGGAGGAGACGACGATGAACTAGCCATTCCAAACGGTGTCGTTTATGGAAGGGCGGAGACTCAGAGACCCAGAGATGTAATGATTTGCTTTGGTTTGGACGTGGGAAGGAAGTTCTGACTGCCTCTGGAATGATCGAGAGATGGCCGCGTGGCATTTGTTTTCTTAACCGCGTGGCATTACGTTTCAGGATTATTCAACGAAAGCGAGGTTAGTTGAAAATTACGACTTCACTTCTTGCCCAACGTTATGTCATTACGTAAactgatttaatattttttgtttatatttataataacatcgatttttaagggaaaattaTCAAATAGGGCGTGCTACAGGCAATAATAACCTAAAAGGATCATCAGCCTttataaatgataaattctAAAAAGGATACCACTAAAAACAGAACATTCCTTCAAAGCTCGTTTGGtaaaatatagttaaaattcCACAAATGTCCCTtaattaaaaatggagaacttCAAGGCAATTAAagcatttgaaatttatttttataagacaaTTAAAGCAGGTGGCCTCACATTAGCtgcaattaaaattttcttgaacTATTTTATGAAACATATGGTTTTGTATGCTCGTAATACTATATTTCCTAATATACTTATAATACGGACCATCTTTGAGACTAAATGAAacatttaatttgaatttacgatactcatttatatatatatatatatatatatatatatatatatataaatgattaaataattttgatacatttggtaaataatattaatataaaggTATGATGTGTTAATATCAATGTCGATAGGGTATAAGTGgacatttctaaaattattttatcataaaatataagttacaatatattataatataacttgatttaatattttttttaatttcacatGCTAtactatttaattaaattacttgtgaaaaataattgtatatttTATCAAGGTAACATCATTTTTACTTGGTCATAAgcaattatcaaaatttatatgttatagtATAAAATAACATAGTAACCtttgagtttggtttttatttaaaagataatgGAAATTAAaggtttatttgataattattttaataaataaatttggaaaatagtttttaaattattttttataattattatctgatgttttggagaacaaaattttatttgagaatatgaaatatttttaacatatttttaatatttttaaatatgtttgtaAATGATTTGTAtatctaatactttatttttaataattttacatgttttatataattttttttaaaaaaaaaaaattaaacaagtgaaaacaattcaaaaaaaaaaaatttttttgttaaacatgtttttttcctttttatttatttatttttattatgaacaaTAGAtcactgtttttaaaaacatttgtcAAATAGATCATAAATGTATATTACAGGTAACTtaacttttataataaaataaaaattaattattttattttaattcgtTATCATATCCTTCTTGAcccatttttcttgattatacctattcttttttacttttttattttttttttcaacccttCATAGGCTAAAGagtaatgaaaaatacaaattttattcaatcattCTTTACTAATATAACgtgttaatataaaattatttatgatattaatatgaaataatatactAGATCAATAAtacataatttattaaattattttcatggtgaaataaaaaaataattattgtttatctttgacttttttttaataaaactaatttcattaGCATGttgattgtttttataattgatGGTCCTTATCATTAGGACAAAGTTATTGATGgataatatgaaaaaacaaaacattcaAAGGTTAAAATTATCCAACactaaattttatcattcacaaaaattcataaaataatttactatTTCGTGTCATTATCACTCTCAGTTTACACGGTAATTATCCCAAAGATAATTCCAACATATTTTAAGCATGTTGTTTAAATCtatatactaatataatatttgtttatcATGGATATATTTTAGGgcttttcacaaatattttgtaaaataaattcaaaaaatttaggaaagagaggaagaaattgaaaaaacaaacaaacacttaCACGTCTTAACCACAATATTGTAATTGTTCCTTTTCCTCATAAACCCACATACTCTTCCTAatccttcatttttaaattaaaaaagcataagaaatgaaaaaaaaaaacattttatagcaTATTGTAATTGTTTACCAATGATTCAAAGTAcacaatatattaaaaaaaaaaaaattgttataattttggagagatcaaaagaaaaaaaattgaaaaagaaaaagaaaatgagtgtatattcaactttaaaatattttgtttataaatgtataaatgtaatttttttatcaatataattatttatttatttttcaaagtaaatataaagacaaaaatattaaaatgagattACATGACTATCTTTATAACAAACAGTAAGACctatttgataactgttttcgaaatataaaaaacagtttttgaaaactatttttttaatattttgtaaaataaaaatctattagaagatttaaaatatttttcactaatttttaacgtttttaaaaatgttttaatttttttttatattaactataaaatattaattgaaaacacttattttctattattaaaaataaaaaatagtttttaattaataaatgtttcttttttccgaaaaaaaaaaaaaaaactattatcgaATTGCTAAACAAGCTCTAACTGTCTTTCAATGAACAGCATTTTTGATGGGGTTGGATCTCCTCTTAAATTTCTTTCCGTTggtatttacttatttcaattaaatgcttataaaattattattgttctttcttttcttttttaatcttccCCGCCGTCTGCATCTGAACCGTCTAAATATAGATGGGACCAAATGTCATGACGTGGACGGTCCGATGCCGGTGGACCGAAGAGGATGGCCTACACTTCGTGCACTTGCCAACCTTTTGAATTGTCATCGTCTCAGCGTCAATTCTCTGCAACACCTGAAAATGCCCAAATCAAACCCTAATTTCCCGTACGTTTCCTCCAGCAATCCTCCTGGCAACTTGTTCATGGACTCAAACCAACTCGTTGACTCGCTCACCGCTCATATCTCTCTCTATCACAACCGCTCCCCAAGCTCTAGCCcgaaccctaaccctaaccctagatcTTCTATTCTTAAATGGTTCTCATCTCTCACCGTCCAGCAGCGCCAGTCTTACATTTCAGCGGTAGATTCCAACTTCGTCCAGATTCTCCTCCAAATGCAATTTAAACTCTATACCCATGGTCATGGCTTCTTCATTATCCTCCCTGACCTCCCCTCACGTGATCGCCCACACCTTCCCAGCCTCTGCTTTCGGAAGTCACGTGGTCTGCTGGCCCGAGTCAGCGAGTCAAACGACTTGGAACGATTGATTAACGACTCGGTTAGGTTGTTCGGGTCCAAGGAAGGTGAGCGAGTGGAAGATTGTTCGTGTTCGGCGAGTTTTCTCGATTCAGTCACTGTTTGTGAAGAATTTGTGTCAAATGTGGATCGGTTTGTCGCGGCAATGGATAGTGTTTCGAATGGGGGGTTTTTGAGGGGTGAAGAAAGCGGGCTGGGCTCAGATTGGGTTGAATTGGAGTGGTTGAAGGCGAAAGGCTATTATAGTATTGAATCGTTTGTTGCAAACCGGTTGGAGGTGGCGTTGAGGTTGGCATGGTTTAACTGTGGGAATAATGGGAAGAAAAGAGGAGTTAAGTTGAAAGAGAAGGTTAATGTCGCTGGAATTGCGGCAAATGTTTTTTGGAGGAAGAAAGGCTGTATAGATTGGTGGCAAAATTTGGATTGTGCAATGAGGAGGAAGATGATCATTGTGGTTTTGGGAAAGGCAGCAAAATCTCTGGTACTTCCCCAGAACTTTGTTTTCAATGTGATTTTGGTGATAACGGTTTGTAGAGCATTTTGGATTATTAAAAGATAGATCTTTCTCATTCACAAAGAATGCCAATAGCACTCCTTAAAGACAGACCTGAAAGGAGAAATGTAATTAGTTAAAAGGAATgggaatcattttttttttccctgataGACAATAAAATGAATGCGAACCATAGAATTAAGTTTCCAAAACAATGGTATTAGGGCGAGTTTTGAATATCATATTGGTCCTATCAGTTAAATGGTAGCTAGATGACACAAAAACAGACATGGAATTGAATTCAATCTTCCCTAGAAGGTATCAATTGTATGAAACGATCTTTAGATATTGTAATTCTAATCCATAATAATTACCACATGGGTACATAACTATGAAAAGTCCATGGTGTCAATCTTTCTTGTTGGTCACATTTTACCACTTTCTCAAACTCTACACTGGTTGTAACTTGAAAAGATGGAGAAATCAAAGCTGAAGCAAAATGATGATTACACATCCATAGGAATTGGGCTCTTTACATGGGTAGTTGTTCTCCAATTTTGTATGGAGAGGGAGGGAGAGTGTGCAAGGGGCAGGGTTGTTGGGAGAGGACATTTTCATCTCTAGACAATTTCATTATAACAAGTGATACTGAATTCTTTATTAACAAGGCATATTGAGAGAGAGGACTCTGTCCAGACCCAAATAACATGAAGTACTAAAGATGCTTCAATTAtgcacctatcaaaaaaaaaaaaaaaaaaagatgttccAATTATGTGAAACATGGTGATGGGGTATGAACTATACATCTGGCATGTATAGTCCTGGTACTGCCCAGATTGTATATACAATCAGATATGTAACAGAAATTTCATGTAGAAGATGATTGGATATATTACAGCATGAGAGATTACAACCATAGACATTGAACTAGGCATTAGAGAAAGTATATCATGGGCATAGATGCCTCTTTTCAAAGTTCACATCCTTGGAAGTTGTCAAGAATTTCATTAtgcaatttaaataaatattatgttcGTTGTTTCTATGGACTTCGTGGATTTGAGTAAATATGTTAGCTTGAGAATGCAAATTTATGAATGTGAGGAAGGAGATAAAAATTTGACAGATAGTTGGGAAACTTGGAAACACGCTCAGATACCATCTTTCAAGTCATTGTGTATTTGAAGTGTGCAACATTGGCCTGTggatatttttagtttattcattttttttaatagcacTTGAATATTTGTGCCAAAACATTTCTGCCAAAATGAAGTATGTTCTGGGTTGATGTCCAATTTAGCTCAGTAAAGTACAGCAAAACTCTGTTCTTCCTGCATTTCTAGTAggtttcatgttatttttgatGAATCTAAAAGATTTTGTAGTTCAGATGTACTAGCATAAAAGTGTGCTTTGAACTGAGAGTTCTTTTGGGCCTTGATTTCTTAATTATTGATGTGCTGCAAAGTGGCTGTTGTATGCTTTAGGTGGTTGGAATATTCTTTCCTGGaaaatttgtgttttaaatgcatagaattttaaattgcaACCTATTATAAGTTGATGCGAGTTACTATTTTCAGCTTTTTGAAACCTTTTCATTACAAATACTTTAACCTAACTTTGATCATGATGAATCTTCAGACTGATGAGATTCTGAAAGGGGCATATAGTGCCTTGGAGGATGAGAAGTGGCTCTTCAATGCTGGAGGGGGACAACCAGTGAAATACAAATATACTGCATCATCTCAAAGGACAGACCAGGCACTCTCTGATGATGCAGAAGCTGGCTCAATTATGATCCCATCTTCTGTCTCTGGAAAACCCAAGtccttttttaatttctctaatGGTTTATTTGTGGTTCAGGATATTTTGAACATTATATTGACATGTCAACATAGTGAATACGACAgagacaaaatattttttagcacATTGGGTTCTATCAGTACCATTTCAGATTGTATATTTCGGAAACTTCGAGGACTACTTATGGTTGTTTGGCTTGATTTCACAAAACTTGAACTGCTAGGAGAAGGAAATTTGAAGTCCCCGCCAAATAAATCCAAAGAAAAGCTTGGTACAGGTGGGCGTAAAAAAAGGGGTAGGACCCGGAATATGAAGAAGTTAAATCCTGTTCCTAGGTCATGTGGAGATGATTCCAAAAGTCTCAAACCTCTCAAGGTACCATTTCCTTTCTAAAAAGATTTTCTGGAAGCCAGTGTGCatgtaatttagttttaattgttttaaaggAAATTCCAGGATCATGGATGTGGATTGGCCTATGCCAAGTGTGTGGATTTTGTGGAGTCCAATAGGATGGCTGGTGAACTTCAGCAAAGTGATCTTCGCATGGAGGCATCCTCTTCAGTGGTTGAGATGGtttctcttgttcttttttCCTCCTTCATTTTTGATCATTTTCTTACTAGCAATTGAATGGAATCTAACCATTAGTCCGTGATCAGGAAAATGACATGTTTTCGGGAAAAGTTCAAAATGCTGCAAGGAAGtctagaaaagaaagaaataaaaatagaatttacaGCTTAAAAGATCCAGTTGAAGTAAGAGATCTTGAAACAATAACCACAGAACCTTCTGCTCCGTCTGTTATATCCCAGAGTGAGCCTTCAAAGTCTAACTGGAAATCTGATAGTTCAGTCTCTGAGAATGTGCCAAATGATGCTTCAATTGGTTGTGACAAGTTCATTTCAAGTCCTTGTAAACCTACTAATGGGCCTTCAAGGGCAGAAACTACTGCTCAAAGCATTCGAGAAGATCCTGTTGTCAGTTCCATTGAAGGTAGTTGTCACTTGTCATACCTTTCTGGATATATACCAGCTCTTGAACAGTAAGATAGAAAACCAAACTATATCTCCCGGATTAGAAACTTTAAATTATGCTGTAGATTATAACTTAATACCTTCTGTTGTCTCTTTATTGGCAGTTGATGGTGCTTTCAGCGGTGAAGACATTAAATTTCAGAACTCCGAACATTTGAGTGAAACTGATACAAAGTGTGTTTCTGACAAACCAATCAAAGCTACTGAGTTGGAAGAGGAAATTGTCCAAAATCGGGAGCAAGAAAGGGGGAAGTTTTGTAATACTGGATCCACAAGTTCTTCAGAATGCCCTTCATATGAGTGGCCTACTGTTGCTCCCATTCATTTTACATCTATCAATTCACAACATCTCCCAGCTGCCACTGATAGATTGCATCTGGATGTTGGTCGTAACTGGCATAATCATTTCCATCAATCCTTTGTACCCTCAATACACCAGACCAGAAATCCTCCATTGGATGCTGGGTGCAGCCAGATTTTATCTCGACCTTTGCCAATGAGTTTAGATTGGCCCCCAATGGTACGAAGTATCAGTAGATTGGCCCCATCAGTGACATGTAATTATGATCCTGGATTTATCTCAAGGATGCAGTCTTCTTTTCGGCAGGGGTTCCCTGCTCACAATGTGCAGGTCAATACAGCCACCTCTGAAGATGAAAGAAAGTATTCAGGGGATTTGATGGATCTGTCTGATTTAACAAATGTGCAAGAGTTAGCAGATGAATGTGACAGCCACTGGATATCAGAGGAAGAATTTGAGTTGCATGCAGTTTCTGGATTAGATTATAGTCAGTACTTTGGTGGCGGTGTGATGTATTGGAATTCTTCTGATCATCCAGGGTCAGGTTTCTCTCGTCCTCCATCCCTTAGTTCTGATGATAGCTCATGGGCTTGGCACGAAGCAGACATGAATAGGGCTGTTGATGACATGGTTGCCTTCTCTTCATCTTACAGTACAAATGGCTTGGCTTCGCCTACTGCTGCTTCTTTTTGTTCTCCGTTTGATCCTTTGGGGGCAGGGCACCAGCCTCTTGGTTATGTCATATCAGGAAATGAAGGACCTGGTAAAGTGCTGCATTCTTCTTCAGCATCAGCAGATGCAATGCCAGAGGAGAAAGTTTCTGGATCTTTGGCAAATTTACCTGTTGATGTTGAAGGGAAAACAGGAGATCCACTTCCTTACTCCCTTTTGCCACCAATTATCATTCCCAATATGTCAAGGGAAAGGTCAAGATCTGAATTTAAGCGTAATTTTGATCGTAAAAGCCCATGTGTTCCTCCTGCGAGGCGGGAGCAACCTCGCATTAAGCGGCCACCATCACCTGTAGTGCTTTGTGTTCCACGGGCTCCTCGTCCACCTCCACCCTCGCCTGTAAGCGATTCCAGAAAGAACAGGGGCTTTCCAACTGTTAGATCTGGTAGTTCTAGCCCAAGGCACTGGGGTATGCGGGGTTGGTATCATGATGGAAGTAACCTTGAGGAAGCTTGTGTATGCATAGATGGTGCTGAAGTTGTTTGGCCTTCTTGGAGGAATAAAAATCTTTCAACTCGTCCAATGATTCAACCTCTACCTGGAGCGTTACTGCAGGATCGCCTGATTGCTATCTCCCAGTTGGCTCGTGATCAGGAACATGTTAGTGTGTTATCcttataatttcattcattcttatttttttaaatggttttcttGTACCCCTTTTGTTGATAATGTTCTAGTACACAGCCAGATGTTGCATTTCCTTTGCAACCACCTGATTTATTGAGCTGTTCCATGAGAAAGACAGCCCTCTCTATGATGCACAGCCTCCTACATGAGGAAATTGATTCTTTCTGGAAGAAGGTATGCTGCTAGATTAATgctgttttccattttttttttttggtaattttatctTCAACTTCTCCACAACCAAAATCCTGTAGCTTCGgacatttatttcatttactcAAGCAATATTACAAGATCATTAGCCATACTTATCATATAATGGAATTGTAGGTTGCTGCAGAGAATATGATTAGGAAGCCTTACATTAATTGGGCTGTCAAGCGTGTTACACGATCTCTCCAAGTCCTATGGCCTCGGTCCAGGACAAATATCTTTGGTTCAAATGCAACTGGTTTATCTCTTCCAACAAGTGATGTAGACCTTGTAATTTGCCTTCCTCCAGTGAGGAACTTGGTGAGAATTGTCTTGATGTGACTAGTCTTGATTATTTCCATGCCACATGCTAGTGCATCTATAGGAAAAACTTATCTGCAATCATATTTTGTAGGAGCCTATTAAAGAAGCTGGGATTTTAGAGGGTCGAAACGGTATTAAAGAAACTTGTCTTCAGGTATGTTATCAGTTGTATGTTTTGATGGGCATTGCACTCGCCAGATAGTGGTTACATTTGTATTACAATCTATGGAGATGAGTAACTGATGCCTTtctatataatcatttttagcATACTAAATAATGGTCCTTTGAGAAGAAGATGATGTTAAAAGAGATGACATAAACAGGCCTTTTGGTCATGTTCTTACATGCGACTAATTTCTCTTGTACATGATATCCTGGCTCATGTGCAAGGGTTGGAATTGGGACAGGGGGTTCCAGGTTCAATTTTTGATAAACTGCTTTCAGTGAAAAATGTCCCTGCTTCATTCTGGAAGACTAGACGAAAGAATAATTCAGTTGCTGTAATCCTTTTGAATTTCTTGGATGTGTTGCATagcttttataaatttttacttTGTAATACAAGCTAAAGTAATTTTTTCTCACCACTTATGCACATAATTTTATGCTCTGTTTTCTAGCAACATATCACTTTTAAACTATAAGGCAAATTTGTGATGGAAAGGCAGCAAAAAGAATAAGAAGTTTTCTTAGAATACTGAAATTTCTATcctatttactttattatttacaATTAAAACTGGTACATCATCTTATTTCCGTGATTCACGAATCGATAACACTTACTCTGTCCCTGTTGTTTCTAATATTTGTTTATGCTGTTCTTTTACCTTTCTAATATCAGCATTTGATGGACTTCAGATGCACTGAACTATGCTTCTTGAAtgaatgttaattttattttagtacaTTATTATTTCCCGAAATACAATGTTCATGGATTGTGCTTCCTCTTTTGTTTTGCACCTCTTAATACATTCTGTTTATTTtcctatctatctatatatataaagtttccCAAAATGTTATTGTTGTCACCTTTTCTATCGCTGTAGCCTGTTTGGGGATTGACAACTTACCTGGTTTGTCTTCCAGCATGCAGCCAGATATCTAGCAAATCAGGAGTGGGTAAAAAATGATTCTCTTAAAACTGTGGAAAATACAGCTGTAAACCCTCTTCCTTCTTGGAAATTTGTTATAGttgcttttcttttctggtGACCTCTTTTCTTATAatgtattttttgatatttctaCCTTTTTAATGTCAGATACCTATTATCATGCTTGTGGTGGAAGTTCCCCCTGATCTCACTACCTCTGCTGCCCCTAATCTACAAACATCAAAAGAGGAGCCAACTCCTATGCCAGGTGGACAAGGAAGTCATATTCAGACCGAAATGGGTGGTTTAGAGAACTCTGCTTCACCAAAGTGTGCACagataaattatgataatagCAAGGATTCAAAGTCAGTTCGCATTGACATCAGTTTCAAGTCTCCATCGCATACAGGACTCCAAACCACAGAGCTGGTATTTTTCTATTATAGTATCAAACTCTAAATGATTCTAAAAGATGTTTCGAGTTTCTTGTCATGTCTCAGTCAATTCCTAGTagatcaaattaatattttcacagAAGTTCAAAAAAGAATTGACATTTTACCACAAATTGATAGAGATAGTTCTGTTTGAACATGAGATGGCAATTCTAATGTATGATTAAGCCTCTTTCTGGCTAGATGGAGGGAAATGGTAGGTAAACGGTTATCTAGTTCTCAAAATGGACTTGTTGAAATTGGATTTGAGTTTAACAATCTTGGGCTGGAGTGTTTTTTGGCAGACATTACAACAGCATTaagtattgaaaatttgaaaataaaaaaaataaaatttgtaaaaagtaGATGAGAAT
The sequence above is drawn from the Vitis riparia cultivar Riparia Gloire de Montpellier isolate 1030 chromosome 15, EGFV_Vit.rip_1.0, whole genome shotgun sequence genome and encodes:
- the LOC117932408 gene encoding LOW QUALITY PROTEIN: uncharacterized protein LOC117932408 (The sequence of the model RefSeq protein was modified relative to this genomic sequence to represent the inferred CDS: inserted 1 base in 1 codon), producing MPVDRRGWPTLRALANLLNCHRLSVNSLQHLKMPKSNPNFPYVSSSNPPGNLFMDSNQLVDSLTAHISLYHNRSPSSSPNPNPNPRSSILKWFSSLTVQQRQSYISAVDSNFVQILLQMQFKLYTHGHGFFIILPDLPSRDRPHLPSLCFRKSRGLLARVSESNDLERLINDSVRLFGSKEGERVEDCSCSASFLDSVTVCEEFVSNVDRFVAAMDSVSNGGFLRGEESGLGSDWVELEWLKAKGYYSIESFVANRLEVALRLAWFNCGNNGKKRGVKLKEKVNVAGIAANVFWRKKGCIDWWQNLDCAMRRKMIIVVLGKAAKSLTDEILKGAYSALEDEKWLFNAGGGQPVKYKYTASSQRTDQALSDDAEAGSIMIPSSVSGKPKSFFNFSNGLFVVQDILNIILTCQHSEYDRDKIFFSTLGSISTISDCIFRKLRGLLMVVWLDFTKLELLGEGNLKSPPNKSKEKLGTGGRKKRGRTRNMKKLNPVPRSCGDDSKSLKPLKDHGCGLAYAKCVDFVESNRMAGELQQSDLRMEASSSVVEMENDMFSGKVQNAARKSRKERNKNRIYSLKDPVEVRDLETITTEPSAPSVISQSEPSKSNWKSDSSVSENVPNDASIGCDKFISSPCKPTNGPSRAETTAQSIREDPVVSSIEVDGAFSGEDIKFQNSEHLSETDTKCVSDKPIKATELEEEIVQNREQERGKFCNTGSTSSSECPSYEWPTVAPIHFTSINSQHLPAATDRLHLDVGRNWHNHFHQSFVPSIHQTRNPPLDAGCSQILSRPLPMSLDWPPMVRSISRLAPSVTCNYDPGFISRMQSSFRQGFPAHNVQVNTATSEDERKYSGDLMDLSDLTNVQELADECDSHWISEEEFELHAVSGLDYSQYFGGGVMYWNSSDHPGSGFSRPPSLSSDDSSWAWHEADMNRAVDDMVAFSSSYSTNGLASPTAASFCSPFDPLGAGHQPLGYVISGNEGPGKVLHSSSASADAMPEEKVSGSLANLPVDVEGKTGDPLPYSLLPPIIIPNMSRERSRSEFKRNFDRKSPCVPPARREQPRIKRPPSPVVLCVPRAPRPPPPSPVSDSRKNRGFPTVRSGSSSPRHWGMRGWYHDGSNLEEACVCIDGAEVVWPSWRNKNLSTRPMIQPLPGALLQDRLIAISQLARDQEHPDVAFPLQPPDLLSCSMRKTALSMMHSLLHEEIDSFWKKVAAENMIRKPYINWAVKRVTRSLQVLWPRSRTNIFGSNATGLSLPTSDVDLVICLPPVRNLEPIKEAGILEGRNGIKETCLQHAARYLANQEWVKNDSLKTVENTAIPIIMLVVEVPPDLTTSAAPNLQTSKEEPTPMPGGQGSHIQTEMGGLENSASPKCAQINYDNSKDSKSVRIDISFKSPSHTGLQTTELVKELTEQFPAATPXALVLKQFLADRSLDQSYSGGLSSYCLVLLITRFLQHEHHLGRPINQNFGSLLMDFLYFFGNVFDPRQMRISVQGSGVYINRERGYSIDPIHIDDPLFPTNNVGRNCFRIHQCIKAFSDAYSILENELTCLPTSGDSSTSPPYRLLPKLSPVLIFYRDSKYLENFYLFGRWSLELKNAPCSLTCKLSANIL
- the LOC117932410 gene encoding protein ELC-like translates to MASSSSSPPQSSHQFLTSVLSRRGPSALPYAEDVKWMIRQHFLSLADAFPALHPQTAAYTHNDGRTVNLLRVEGNIPMVYLQVTYYIPIVVWLMEAYPRQPPCVYVNPTRQMVIKRPHPHVNPSGLVSLPYLQNWIYPTSNLADLARNLSLVFGRDPPLYSQQPRPNLNPNSIPPRAFRPSSPHRPAADRTQVHRNAVNRLADRLHGDSEVLRKTREAEMEELFNAQAVLRQREEQISKGLREMQDEKEGLELQLQMILINSDIMEAWLRENQGKRVIDVENAFEYSDFVSSQMLECSSSDLAIDDVIYALDKALQEGSIPFDQYLKNVRMLSREQFLHRAMSAKARATQLQAHVSSMAQRASS